A single Bacteroidota bacterium DNA region contains:
- a CDS encoding DUF4625 domain-containing protein: MKKNLLIYLLCLCTGLSMPACNRSDDNDPAEGGPSLSLIAPSNPTERKTLAAEQTLRLVVEASDGQGLQSWGYQALPEGFVGWNGSATLPLSGTQARDTADLVIPSNAVAGNYSLEVRVTDTDGKVATATLLLRIENDADLNAPSLSLTTPGSLTDTLASPPGGTIPVAGTVDDGKGTLAFLQVLLIGATGTPSIELLNETLSGSTYTFSRNLNVPGTAPGGIYRLTFLAFDRELNERRVEIPVRIQ, translated from the coding sequence ATGAAAAAAAACTTGCTCATCTACCTGCTGTGCCTGTGCACCGGGCTGAGTATGCCGGCCTGCAACCGGAGCGACGACAACGACCCTGCGGAAGGGGGCCCCAGCCTCAGCCTGATCGCGCCGAGCAACCCGACAGAACGTAAGACCCTGGCTGCAGAACAAACCCTAAGGCTGGTGGTAGAGGCGAGCGATGGGCAAGGACTGCAGAGCTGGGGATACCAGGCTCTGCCGGAGGGCTTTGTCGGCTGGAACGGCAGTGCCACCCTACCCCTGAGTGGCACCCAGGCGCGAGATACGGCCGACCTGGTAATACCCAGCAATGCCGTGGCGGGCAACTACAGCCTGGAGGTACGGGTAACCGACACAGATGGCAAGGTAGCCACCGCCACCCTGCTGCTACGCATAGAGAACGATGCAGACCTGAATGCCCCTAGCCTTAGCCTTACCACACCTGGCAGCCTGACGGACACCCTGGCTAGCCCTCCAGGCGGAACGATCCCAGTGGCGGGTACCGTGGACGATGGCAAGGGCACCCTCGCCTTCCTGCAGGTGCTGCTGATCGGCGCGACCGGAACCCCCTCCATCGAACTGCTGAATGAGACCCTTTCTGGCAGCACCTACACCTTCAGCCGAAACCTGAACGTACCCGGAACGGCCCCCGGGGGCATCTACCGCCTCACCTTCCTAGCCTTTGACCGTGAACTAAACGAGCGCAGGGTGGAAATTCCTGTGCGCATTCAGTAG
- a CDS encoding NAD(P)/FAD-dependent oxidoreductase, with product MAILHTLLPNAMTDVAIIGAGMAGLSAAALLAQAGQRVQVLEANWLAGGCAGSYPRRGYVFEAGATTLMGLEPHQPLGILYRQLGLQPPVVPLQLPMTVWHGATPIHRYTDREQALHALIQVYGQAEKQRKLWSHLWALDELVWQASGRNLRFPPQALGDYVQLLQQNDPRNLPRLRWAFVSTAQQLHRLGLSAQFRRYVDAQLLITAQSPATGVPLLFAAPALCYTQSPNYYVPGGMWKLAQQLVGYLAHRQGQVQLRQQVVAIAPRQGHWQLHTRGVGGRHQVLQARRILSSLPIWNLPSLLPEAHRGWAAALAASEPHYWAAYTLGLVVEDKLPADLALHHQLILAEPLPHTGSHTLFASLSMRGDLERAPEGQRVIALSTHTRAADWQGLDPATYQARKTELCNAILQALRSTLPGLAEACVVQQTASSPLSWEKWTYRHQGTVGGLPQRMDRSLLAWQGCTTPLPGLYLCGDTVYPGQGIPGVVLGGIIAARRILEETI from the coding sequence TTGGCTATTCTCCATACTCTCCTACCCAATGCGATGACAGACGTGGCCATCATAGGGGCAGGCATGGCTGGGCTAAGTGCCGCAGCACTGCTGGCACAGGCGGGGCAGCGGGTGCAGGTACTGGAGGCCAACTGGCTGGCCGGTGGCTGCGCAGGCAGCTACCCGCGCCGGGGCTATGTGTTCGAGGCCGGGGCCACCACCCTGATGGGCCTGGAACCCCACCAGCCCCTGGGCATACTATACAGGCAGCTGGGGCTACAGCCCCCCGTGGTGCCGCTACAGCTACCCATGACGGTGTGGCACGGAGCTACCCCCATACACCGCTACACAGACCGCGAGCAGGCACTGCACGCACTGATACAGGTATATGGGCAGGCGGAGAAACAGCGCAAGCTGTGGAGCCACCTGTGGGCGCTGGATGAGCTGGTGTGGCAGGCATCTGGGCGCAACCTGCGCTTTCCGCCCCAGGCACTGGGCGACTATGTGCAGCTGCTGCAGCAGAATGACCCGCGCAACCTGCCCAGGCTGCGTTGGGCCTTCGTTTCCACCGCACAGCAGCTGCACCGCCTGGGGCTGAGTGCCCAGTTTAGGCGCTATGTGGATGCCCAGCTACTGATAACAGCCCAGAGCCCTGCCACAGGTGTACCCCTGCTGTTTGCCGCCCCGGCGCTGTGCTACACCCAGTCGCCCAACTACTATGTTCCGGGCGGCATGTGGAAGCTGGCACAGCAGCTAGTGGGCTACCTGGCGCACCGGCAGGGGCAGGTGCAGCTGCGGCAGCAGGTGGTAGCCATAGCACCCAGGCAAGGCCACTGGCAGCTGCATACTCGTGGCGTGGGGGGGCGGCACCAGGTGCTGCAGGCACGCCGCATACTCAGCAGCCTACCCATCTGGAACCTCCCCAGCCTGCTACCCGAGGCGCACCGAGGCTGGGCGGCAGCGCTAGCCGCCAGCGAGCCGCACTATTGGGCAGCCTATACTCTGGGCCTGGTGGTGGAAGACAAACTGCCCGCAGACCTGGCCCTGCACCACCAGCTGATCTTGGCCGAACCCCTGCCCCATACCGGCAGCCATACCCTGTTTGCCAGCCTAAGCATGCGGGGAGACCTGGAGCGGGCACCCGAGGGGCAGCGCGTTATTGCCCTAAGCACCCACACCCGGGCTGCCGACTGGCAGGGGCTAGACCCCGCCACCTACCAGGCGCGAAAAACTGAACTGTGCAACGCCATCCTGCAGGCCCTGCGCAGCACCCTGCCCGGCCTGGCCGAGGCATGTGTGGTGCAGCAGACGGCGAGTAGCCCCCTTAGCTGGGAAAAATGGACCTACCGCCACCAAGGCACCGTGGGCGGCCTGCCCCAGCGCATGGACCGCAGCCTGCTGGCCTGGCAGGGCTGCACTACCCCACTGCCAGGCCTATACCTGTGCGGAGACACCGTGTACCCCGGCCAAGGCATACCCGGGGTGGTGCTGGGTGGAATTATCGCGGCCCGCCGCATCCTGGAGGAAACTATTTAA
- a CDS encoding DUF1573 domain-containing protein, which yields MNVHLIRIALFLLAFIGIGGLQAQAQIQFDQMTHDFGTLEEGAKATHVFQFSNTGQAEVRLHSVKASCGCTTPSWTREPVKPGERGRIEVTYDSKNRPGPFNKSITVTYDTTAGARPIILAIKGDVTKAKADAELPAQAPATTYEEVQGNLQLEKKQLMAGVVNSDQTYAFDFKVRNQGSQPLQLKQLKDTEPIYVLSWAKAVLKPGEETTGTIRMDMKKAAESGLEHNMSFNSVLTFETNDTDRPLKTIELNGTYKRIFTEAELAELPRITFNELTFDGGDILEGDKLEHSFEFGNLGKQPLQLVSVKASCGCTTPSWTKDAVPPGGTGKIDVVFNSAGKKGPQHKTVAVRTNDPQNDTVILHIKCNIKSDPFSAPSGTPVSPTSP from the coding sequence ATGAACGTACACCTAATCAGAATAGCGCTCTTCCTCTTAGCTTTCATTGGCATTGGCGGCCTGCAGGCGCAGGCGCAGATCCAGTTTGACCAAATGACCCACGACTTTGGCACCCTGGAGGAGGGGGCCAAGGCTACGCATGTATTCCAGTTTTCCAACACTGGGCAGGCAGAGGTACGGCTACACTCGGTAAAGGCCAGCTGCGGCTGCACCACCCCCAGCTGGACCCGCGAACCCGTAAAGCCCGGCGAGCGGGGCCGCATAGAGGTAACCTACGATAGTAAAAATCGGCCCGGCCCCTTCAACAAGAGCATAACCGTAACCTACGACACTACGGCCGGAGCCCGCCCCATCATCCTGGCCATAAAGGGAGACGTAACCAAGGCCAAGGCCGATGCCGAGCTGCCAGCACAGGCCCCCGCCACTACCTATGAGGAAGTGCAGGGCAACCTGCAGCTGGAGAAGAAGCAGCTGATGGCAGGCGTGGTGAATAGCGACCAGACCTACGCGTTCGACTTCAAAGTACGCAACCAGGGCAGCCAGCCCCTACAGCTGAAGCAGCTAAAAGACACAGAGCCCATCTATGTACTCAGCTGGGCCAAGGCCGTACTGAAGCCCGGCGAAGAAACCACCGGCACCATACGCATGGATATGAAAAAAGCAGCGGAAAGCGGCCTGGAGCACAACATGAGCTTCAACAGCGTGCTCACCTTTGAGACAAATGACACCGACCGCCCCCTGAAGACCATCGAACTGAATGGCACCTACAAGCGCATATTCACAGAGGCCGAGCTGGCCGAGCTACCCCGCATTACCTTCAATGAGCTTACCTTTGACGGTGGAGACATCCTGGAGGGCGACAAGCTGGAGCACAGCTTCGAGTTTGGCAACCTGGGCAAGCAGCCCCTGCAGCTGGTGAGTGTAAAAGCCAGCTGTGGCTGCACCACCCCCAGCTGGACCAAGGATGCTGTACCCCCCGGCGGCACCGGAAAGATTGACGTGGTGTTCAACTCGGCAGGCAAAAAAGGCCCCCAGCACAAAACGGTGGCCGTACGCACCAACGACCCGCAGAATGACACCGTCATCCTGCACATCAAGTGCAACATCAAGTCCGACCCATTTAGCGCGCCCAGCGGCACGCCCGTAAGCCCTACCAGCCCCTAG
- a CDS encoding universal stress protein — MQLSILVPIDFSPANQVIYSLIAQLGQAVPVRVTLVHAATNSSVRPGPQPEAVQAPLPISEALEAEGHRIQLENCQTESVLIPKTRNPAKAIAKMANHGRYDLIFTAHRFRRGAAEYVMGSTLSKLVRLCDVPILVLTEGHLPKLNTLLFTTDFAPESTKALFSLLPYARKLKARIVVVRINTGSDWLPERDFREHAQEMKDMAADNGPAFAQHLEEQLVGIYSYNARSIAQGIVHCAEDHQCDAIVMATHARSGFSLMMNGSVTKEVIEHTPMPVLIFKVEELAQITAD; from the coding sequence ATGCAACTATCCATACTGGTACCGATTGATTTTTCGCCGGCAAACCAGGTAATCTATAGCCTGATAGCCCAGCTGGGCCAGGCGGTGCCTGTGCGGGTAACGCTGGTGCATGCTGCTACAAATAGCAGTGTCCGCCCCGGCCCACAGCCCGAGGCCGTGCAGGCCCCCCTCCCTATATCCGAGGCGCTGGAGGCAGAGGGGCACCGCATACAGCTGGAAAACTGCCAGACAGAGAGCGTGCTGATCCCCAAAACCCGCAACCCGGCCAAAGCCATTGCCAAAATGGCCAACCACGGGCGCTACGATCTGATCTTTACCGCTCATCGGTTTCGCCGGGGGGCCGCAGAGTATGTGATGGGCAGCACCCTGAGCAAACTGGTACGCCTGTGCGATGTACCCATACTGGTGCTCACAGAGGGGCATTTGCCCAAGCTCAACACCCTGCTTTTCACTACCGACTTTGCCCCCGAAAGCACCAAAGCCCTGTTTTCTCTGCTCCCCTATGCCCGAAAGCTGAAGGCCCGCATTGTGGTGGTGCGTATTAACACAGGTTCCGACTGGCTGCCCGAGCGTGACTTCCGAGAGCATGCCCAGGAGATGAAAGACATGGCCGCAGACAATGGCCCGGCATTTGCCCAGCACCTGGAGGAGCAGCTAGTGGGCATATACAGCTACAATGCCCGCAGCATTGCGCAGGGCATCGTGCACTGTGCCGAAGACCACCAGTGCGATGCCATTGTGATGGCCACCCATGCACGCTCGGGCTTTAGCCTGATGATGAACGGCAGTGTAACCAAAGAAGTAATTGAGCACACCCCCATGCCCGTGCTGATCTTCAAAGTAGAGGAGCTGGCACAAATTACGGCTGACTAG
- a CDS encoding ABC transporter substrate-binding protein, with product MFGFRLFPCCRSSFFGFPGYVRPFAVSLLLLGCEHPNRQLVAEAPLISTTYQDDTRQAFRFFEPPGRLVLLSPSLVDLVQALGGADRIVAVSDRSLDFAQQHHLPALTSYPDSAFDWQGLKSLVPSLVIATDDQYEGVPYWREQAAQQGIPWFYLKMGSLSKVFAHIETLGRLVGKPAEATDLAQRMRGFTQAMRGQWAGKRKPRAVLLINQQPLVALGAEHYLTDMVEAAGAELPLARAGERYVTLTDSQLVAAQPDILFMVTADPGYFNALLRLYPSLIHLPAVVQKRLIALPPSDYLHPGTNIPALLINLAGVAWPEVQLNDLYHRFFGQPTAR from the coding sequence ATGTTTGGTTTTCGCCTCTTCCCATGTTGCCGTTCGTCATTTTTTGGCTTTCCCGGGTATGTCCGCCCGTTTGCGGTTTCGCTACTGCTGTTGGGCTGCGAGCACCCCAACCGGCAGCTGGTGGCCGAGGCCCCGCTGATAAGCACCACCTATCAGGACGATACGCGGCAGGCATTTCGCTTCTTTGAGCCACCCGGGCGCCTGGTGCTGCTTTCGCCCAGCCTGGTAGATCTTGTGCAGGCCCTGGGTGGGGCCGACCGGATTGTGGCTGTATCGGATCGTTCGCTGGATTTTGCACAGCAGCATCACCTGCCAGCCCTTACCAGTTATCCCGACTCGGCCTTTGACTGGCAGGGACTGAAGAGCCTGGTACCCAGCCTGGTGATCGCCACAGATGACCAGTATGAGGGGGTGCCCTACTGGCGCGAGCAGGCCGCCCAGCAGGGTATTCCCTGGTTTTACCTGAAGATGGGTAGCCTGAGCAAGGTTTTTGCACACATAGAAACCCTGGGCCGGCTGGTGGGGAAGCCCGCAGAGGCTACAGACCTGGCCCAGCGCATGCGCGGCTTTACCCAGGCCATGCGTGGCCAGTGGGCTGGCAAGCGAAAGCCCCGGGCCGTGCTGCTGATAAACCAGCAGCCGCTGGTGGCACTGGGTGCCGAGCACTACCTGACCGATATGGTGGAGGCAGCAGGTGCCGAGCTGCCCCTGGCACGGGCGGGAGAACGCTATGTAACCCTGACCGATAGCCAGCTAGTGGCAGCCCAGCCCGATATCCTGTTTATGGTAACGGCAGACCCCGGCTACTTCAATGCCCTGCTGCGGCTATACCCCAGCCTCATACACCTGCCTGCCGTGGTGCAAAAGCGCCTGATAGCCCTGCCTCCATCCGACTATCTGCACCCCGGAACAAATATCCCCGCCCTGCTGATCAACCTGGCAGGCGTTGCCTGGCCCGAGGTGCAACTAAACGACCTGTACCATCGTTTCTTTGGCCAACCTACCGCGCGCTAA
- a CDS encoding 6-carboxytetrahydropterin synthase, producing the protein MVYVTRRVHFNAAHRMHNPAWDADTNAATFGPCNNANWHGHNYELEVTVAGTPDPDTGYVLDLARLNRIVQTCILDKVDHKNLNLDVDFMRDVIPSTEHFAIRIWQQLEPQLRPHRLHAIRLYETARNYVEYRGE; encoded by the coding sequence ATGGTATATGTAACCAGGCGTGTACACTTCAACGCCGCACACCGCATGCACAACCCCGCCTGGGATGCCGACACCAATGCAGCCACCTTTGGCCCCTGCAATAATGCCAACTGGCATGGCCATAACTATGAGCTGGAGGTAACCGTAGCCGGCACCCCAGACCCGGATACGGGCTATGTGCTGGACCTGGCCCGCCTGAACCGCATTGTTCAAACCTGTATATTGGACAAGGTAGACCACAAGAACCTGAACCTGGATGTAGACTTTATGCGCGATGTGATCCCCAGCACCGAGCACTTTGCCATCCGCATCTGGCAGCAGCTGGAGCCCCAGCTGCGCCCGCATCGCCTGCACGCCATCCGGCTATACGAGACAGCCCGAAACTATGTAGAGTACCGGGGCGAATAG
- the folE gene encoding GTP cyclohydrolase I FolE produces MDIKTLEEMMARGESHAGNLNTPIRQDAFELTNEEKIELIAKNFRQIMLTLGLDLEDDSLKGTPMRVAKMYVEEIFSGLNPANLPKATLFENKYDYRQMLVEKNITVHSMCEHHFVPIVGYAHVAYISSGQVIGLSKINRIVRHFGRRPQVQERLTREIANHLRQVLNTEDVAVVIDAKHYCVAMRGIEDQASTTITAEYTGAFQDPDRKREFLQHIAHTA; encoded by the coding sequence ATGGACATAAAAACACTGGAAGAGATGATGGCCCGGGGCGAAAGCCACGCCGGAAACCTGAATACACCCATCCGACAGGATGCTTTTGAGCTAACGAACGAAGAGAAGATAGAGCTGATAGCCAAGAACTTCCGCCAGATCATGCTAACCCTGGGGCTAGACCTGGAAGACGACAGCCTGAAGGGCACCCCCATGCGTGTGGCAAAAATGTATGTGGAAGAAATCTTCAGCGGACTAAACCCTGCCAACCTGCCGAAGGCCACCCTCTTCGAGAACAAGTATGACTACCGCCAGATGCTGGTAGAGAAGAACATAACCGTGCACAGCATGTGCGAGCACCACTTTGTGCCCATAGTAGGGTATGCGCATGTGGCGTACATCAGCAGCGGGCAGGTAATTGGCCTCAGCAAGATAAACCGCATTGTGCGGCACTTTGGCCGCAGGCCCCAGGTGCAGGAGCGCCTGACCCGCGAGATAGCAAACCACCTGCGCCAGGTGCTGAACACGGAGGATGTGGCCGTGGTGATAGACGCAAAGCACTACTGCGTGGCCATGCGCGGCATAGAGGACCAGGCCAGCACCACCATTACCGCCGAGTACACGGGGGCTTTTCAAGACCCGGACCGTAAGCGGGAGTTTCTCCAGCATATTGCCCATACCGCCTAG
- a CDS encoding glucosaminidase domain-containing protein has translation MKKRRQLAILLAIVAIFSLGFVGDGKMSHTLLGPAEASSKEKTAQKTRNHATFTAAGLYKRLVAAQVDFPEMFTQVAIAESGWQLKSPVAMQNNNFFGFIYPSERFSYSTRENLGHAWYPSIEDAIADLKLWISLSPPLPGENPYAFLRRRGYNQNPAYYTYLASIDLCAGMPSICHR, from the coding sequence ATGAAGAAGCGTAGACAGCTGGCTATCCTACTGGCTATTGTGGCCATATTCTCCCTGGGTTTTGTGGGAGACGGTAAGATGAGCCACACCCTGCTTGGCCCGGCAGAGGCCTCCAGCAAAGAGAAGACCGCACAGAAAACCCGGAATCATGCCACCTTCACGGCGGCCGGGCTGTACAAACGCCTGGTGGCAGCCCAGGTGGACTTCCCCGAGATGTTTACGCAGGTGGCCATTGCCGAGAGTGGCTGGCAGCTGAAAAGCCCGGTGGCTATGCAAAACAACAACTTCTTCGGCTTTATCTACCCAAGCGAGCGCTTCAGCTATAGCACAAGAGAAAACCTGGGCCATGCCTGGTATCCCAGCATCGAGGATGCCATTGCAGACCTGAAGCTATGGATCAGCCTGAGCCCACCCCTGCCGGGAGAAAACCCCTACGCTTTTCTGCGCCGCCGGGGCTACAACCAAAACCCGGCGTACTACACCTATCTGGCCAGTATAGACCTGTGCGCCGGCATGCCGAGCATCTGCCATAGGTAG
- a CDS encoding J domain-containing protein — translation MELPNYYDILGIPPDADMARIELAFRQKADAYNPAIHPEHDAHFQLILDAYSALKNPESRAIHDQRLKQAGLYRARRPRQTEPLTKAASTPTLTELMNFDWEALDEADEAEKKRQAADFRQEVSFKLLVILAFIGLISLIWFLIK, via the coding sequence ATGGAGCTGCCAAACTACTACGACATACTGGGCATACCGCCCGATGCGGATATGGCCCGCATAGAGCTGGCCTTCCGGCAAAAGGCCGATGCGTACAACCCAGCCATACACCCCGAGCATGATGCGCACTTTCAGCTGATCCTGGATGCCTACAGCGCCCTGAAAAACCCGGAAAGCAGGGCCATCCATGACCAGAGGCTAAAGCAGGCGGGGCTGTACCGGGCACGCAGGCCCAGGCAAACGGAACCGCTGACAAAGGCTGCTAGTACACCCACCCTTACTGAGCTGATGAACTTTGACTGGGAAGCACTGGACGAAGCAGACGAAGCAGAAAAAAAGCGGCAGGCGGCAGACTTCCGGCAGGAAGTGAGCTTCAAGCTGCTCGTTATCCTTGCCTTCATCGGCCTGATCAGCCTCATCTGGTTCCTGATCAAGTAG
- a CDS encoding 3-hydroxyacyl-CoA dehydrogenase family protein, translating into MKKYLIATQAQQQYLATAHPGILAGTHCLATDAQLIPEAGDWVLDLSYEQHPHRLAGYLPVAGATILLGNVLHSLGEQVHRLGIPARCQLYGVNHLPGFLALPAWELCKLQPEAPAPAHVPPYQQVADEVGLVTPRVLAMIINEAYYLLQEETASAEDIDAAMKLGVNYPKGPLAWAQEIGPGYIAELLIRLQRATGQEKYSPCRLLRQQRLKTS; encoded by the coding sequence ATGAAAAAATATCTTATCGCCACCCAGGCCCAGCAGCAGTACTTGGCCACGGCACACCCTGGCATACTGGCAGGCACGCACTGCCTGGCGACAGATGCACAGCTGATACCCGAAGCCGGAGATTGGGTGCTAGACCTTAGCTATGAGCAGCACCCCCACCGGCTGGCTGGCTACCTGCCTGTAGCCGGGGCCACCATCCTGCTGGGCAATGTGCTGCACAGCCTGGGCGAGCAGGTGCACCGGCTCGGCATCCCAGCCCGCTGCCAGCTGTATGGGGTCAATCATCTGCCGGGCTTTCTGGCACTACCCGCCTGGGAGCTATGCAAGCTGCAGCCCGAGGCCCCCGCACCGGCCCATGTGCCCCCCTACCAGCAGGTGGCAGATGAGGTGGGGCTGGTAACCCCCCGTGTGCTGGCCATGATTATAAACGAGGCCTACTACCTGCTACAGGAGGAAACGGCCTCTGCCGAAGACATAGATGCGGCCATGAAACTAGGGGTAAACTATCCCAAAGGGCCACTGGCCTGGGCGCAAGAGATAGGCCCGGGATACATAGCCGAGCTGCTGATCCGGCTACAGCGTGCCACCGGCCAGGAAAAGTACAGCCCCTGCAGGCTGCTCAGGCAGCAGCGGCTGAAGACAAGCTGA
- a CDS encoding Rid family detoxifying hydrolase, with product MSERKIILSRTAPEPIGPYAQAVQAGDLIFCSGQIGLDPQTGTIPTTVEAESRQVMNNLGEVLKSAGVSFDQVVKCSIFLKSMSDFGTVNKVYGEYFAEGNYPARETVEVSGLPRNVKVEISLIALKPQGK from the coding sequence ATGAGTGAGCGAAAAATAATCCTGTCTCGCACGGCCCCCGAGCCCATAGGCCCCTATGCACAGGCTGTACAGGCCGGCGACCTGATCTTTTGCAGTGGCCAGATCGGCCTAGACCCCCAAACCGGCACAATCCCCACCACGGTGGAGGCGGAGAGCCGGCAGGTGATGAACAACCTGGGCGAAGTGCTGAAGAGCGCCGGTGTGTCCTTTGACCAAGTGGTGAAGTGCAGCATCTTCCTGAAGAGCATGAGCGACTTTGGCACCGTAAACAAGGTGTACGGCGAATACTTTGCCGAGGGGAACTACCCCGCCCGAGAGACCGTGGAGGTGAGTGGCCTACCCCGGAATGTAAAGGTGGAGATTAGCCTGATTGCGCTGAAGCCCCAGGGCAAGTAG